The following nucleotide sequence is from Anser cygnoides isolate HZ-2024a breed goose chromosome 21, Taihu_goose_T2T_genome, whole genome shotgun sequence.
TGCAGCTTGCCCCACAGACTAACAGGCTGGACCCGAGAAGGATAAAACCCCCACCAGACCTCAGGGAAACGCTTTAGAGGATGGTTTGGATGATTTTCCTTCTTGCAGTGCCATCATTTGAGACACCTTTAGTCTAGAGAGAACAAAGACCTCAAAGGGATCAGTGGACAATCCTGCTTGGCTCAGCATGGGACTGATCGAATGCGACCTGATTCCAGCTGCAATTTGACCACGTTCCCTCTCTTTGCAGGTGGTTGGTGAGTGGAGGTTCAGTCGCATCCACTGTGATATCTTCATGACCCTTGATGTCATGATGTGCACCGCCAGCATCCTCAACCTCTGTGCCATCAGCATTGACAGGTGAGGGCTCTGCGGCAGAAAGCCATGGCCATCTTGACACGGCCTGGGGGACTCAAAGACTCGGGAAGGGTGACAGCTAGTGGTGCTAAAGTCTTTGGGAAGAGTGATTTAGAGGGCATAAATGACTTTAAATAGTACAGTAGTCGAGGCCggctgcagcaccctgccccaAGCCGCAGGTGGTTTGGGCCCTGCCTCGCCAGAGGCTGATGGGGGGGCGGGCTTTGCCCCTGGCCTCTGCCTACAAAAGGCCCTGGGAGGGCAGCTCCATCTGGGAGGGCTTTGGGGCCATGTGGagagctggttttttttttttttagtgaaggGAAGTGTGCAGTGTGCCTGGACCATGGATATCACCAGCACACTTCCCAGCCTGGTATGCTccacaggctgctgcctgctgctgatCTCCCAGGCAGGTGGGGAGAAAGCTGTGGGCTGAGGGGAATGAGGAAAGGCCTCAAGGCTTTGGGATGGTTCATGAAAGAGTTTGGGGTGcaagtgtttttctcttcccccctGCTTCTGTTCTGGGGTGATGATGTGGGACAGAATATAAAAATCCAGTCCACAAGTGATTGGCTATGTGACAGGTGCTACAGGCCTGGTCTTGGGTTCTTTCCTAATGGCTGGTTTTATAGGGCACCAGGCCTGACAGTAAAATGTGGGAAAGGTTTATCTCCCAGGGGCAAAACTGTTCTGGGACAGGAATTAGCAGGGCTTGTTTGCAAAGCTGTAAACTAGATCTGAAGGGGGATGGGGTTGCAGCTGGGCTTGCATAGGTGGGGCAGAGCTTTAGCAGTGAAGAGCACCTCTGTGATGAGGAaaggctgtgggagctgggttttttcctcttggagaagaggagactgaggggtgaccttattaatgttgataaatatgtaaagggggAGTGTCAAGAGGCTGGAGCCAGGCTTTTCTTGGTGACATCCAATGATTGGACAAGGGGCagtgggtgcaagctggaacatgggaggttctgcttaaatatgagaTCAAACTTCTTTGTGGTGAGGGTGACCAGCCTGCCAGGAGGGTTGTGGAGCCTCCTTTTCTGAAAACGTTCAAAACCCTCCTGGATGTGTTCCTGTGTGATgtgatttaggtgttcctgctccagcagggggattagactagatgatctttcaaggtcctttccaattcctactgttctgtgattctgtgaggtCTGAGCCCAATTCAGTCAGAAGCAGTCATAGAAACACCCCCTGAGGATGTAAATGGCTGGCTGTGTGTATCCCCATTAGTTCAGTCCTTCTGTTTATAAGCTTGAGTGATGGAGCAGTGGGCAGGCAGAAACAAGGAAAGAGTGGAAGAAAAGAGCTATGCTGAGCAGACCCCAGCATCGTGCTCTCCAAAACAGGGAGTGTGGAGATCTTGGAGATTCAGCAGCCTGACTCACCCTGTGCTCTCACGCTGCTCCAAGCGTTCAGACACAGTAACCAGCTGTGATTTCCTGCAAAGTTTGTTGGCACTTGCAGAATAACCAAAGCCTGGGTTTGTATCTTCACTCCGCAGGTACACAGCGGTAGCGATGCCAATGCTGTATAACACCCGCTACAGCTCAAAGCGCAGGGTCACCGTCATGATTGCTGTGGTCTGGGTGCTTTCGTTTGCCATCTCCTGCCCTCTCCTGTTTGGCCTCAACAACGCAGGTGAGTTCTGCCACCTGCAGATGGCTATTGGCATCAACCTGGCTTTACTGGCTCCCCAGGTAGTCTTCTGTTACAAGATAGGAATAAAGGCGTGAGTCTGGTTTTAGGTGTCCTAGGATGCATCCATCCCTGTTTCAGGTATGCCCTCCCCACACCAGTCCAGGATATGCCAGCTGCTTCTAGTCCTGTTTCATCTCTCGTTGTTCCACACCAGGATGGCAGAGGCCTCAGATCTGCAGTGACACGAAGCTTACACGATGCTTGTCAATGTCACAATGTTTGTCGGCTACAAAACCCAAATCTGTGTTACATTAAAACGTGATAAGGAAAGGCATGGAGCAGATGTCTTCAGCGAGActggagagaagggaaatggCAGTTCAGCTTGCAGTTTCATGGGAGGACTGGATTGCAAACAGCATGGCATCAGCACGCTCTCAGTTGTTGGCCAAGTAATAGCCAGGGCTCTTGGCCTTGAACTGCTTGCTCAGGGTCTCTGGCCTTGAACTGCTTCTAGCTGATGTGGTGGGCCCTCCACTCTCTGGGTATCTCtcttcagagagagagagagagaggagggggaagCTGGTGCTAGCCCTGAGGGATGATGAGCCCAAACTTTTTGTCTTCCAGATGATAATGAGTGCATCATTGCCAATCCTGCCTTTGTAGTGTATTCGTCTATCGTCTCCTTCTACGTCCCCTTCATCGTCACCCTGCTGGTGTATGTGCAGATTTACATCGTGCTCCGCAAGCGGAGGAAGCGTGTCAACACCAAGCGCAGCAGCCATGGCCTGGACTCAGACACGCAGGCACCGCTGAAGGTAACCAGACCCTCTGCCTCGCGCTCGCCTGCCGCCgtcctttccctttcctgcccCACTTCATCCCCAAAGcgcttcctcctctccccaaaaAAGACTGTCTGGAGGATGTGAAATATTGGATTACAAAGGTGAATGCTGTGTCGTGAGCTGTTTGGGAGGCCCAGCTGCACACGCTGGATTATCAGGTCACAGGCTGGTGTTTCACAGGGATGCTTCAGCAGGCCTGTGTTAGGAGCCATGTCACTACCTAGACTGCATTCCTTTGGCTCTGCTGAGTTTGGGTACCCCAGACTACAAGCTGTGCCACCTTCTGAGTCAGCTGTGCTGACAGAGATGCAGAATTTCAGTGGCAGTCAGTTGTTGCATGGCTGGGGTACCAGCTCCATCCCTGGTAACAACACATCTGCAGAGCAAGCAGCCTCTTGAAGCATGCAACAGGCATGATGCTGGTGGAGTCAAGCTGAGCATGCTTAGTGTGAGACGGTGAGAACTCTACTCTTGCAGCATGTGCAAAGCAGCTAGCAGGGATATGTAGTCCTGGAAGTGCTACCTCCAGCCCACATCGCCCCAGAGGCCAGGGCCATGGCAAGCAGAGGAAGCAGCGAGGCAGGGTGGACCAAAACATAAACAGATCTCTGTAGCTTCCTTCCTTTGGTGAAGAGCACAAGGGATACTTGCCTCCACTACTGCTTCTCTAGGGTAGTTTTCCATCGCTGTTAGCACCTTAGTCAAACTGATGAATTTCTGCTTCATGCcctgtgtttgtattttcacTTGCCTCCCTTACCAGCTACCCCTCCTAATTACTATCTGCTTGTGTAACCTATGAGCTGGTGCTTGCCCCTTAGGACAAATGCACTCATCCAGAAGACGTGAAGCTCTGCACAGTTATTGTGAAGTCCAATGGGAGTTTCCAAGTTAATAAGCGCAAAGTGGTGAGTGTTAAAGAGAAGTGGTAGCTTTTCAGAGCGCTTagctttccccttttctcttctcaGGACACAAAATGAATTTATGCAGTGTGGGAGAAAATAAGCTAAGAACAAAGGTTACCATTCAAtctaaaaatttaaatattcttcCTGTTCCTTAGAGTGAAGCAGGGGGTTTAACATCATAGAGCTCAAAAAGCCAGACTAAGCTCACCTAAAGATCAGCTATAAAAGCCatgacattttaacattttttctctttgattttcttctctctattgtttattttaagtcCTGGACTGCATTGGCTATGTTGGGCTTTGcttgttgattttgttttcatttacctacattctgaaataaaatacatgggGAGTGGAGACAGCGTCTCCCATTTCTCAGCCTCCTTGTGTAATACAGGAGTCAGAGTCATTCTCTGCAGTTCTGTCAATCTCATCTACCCAAATGTATCCTTATGTGTAAATGATTTATAGCCCGTTCTTCAAACATCTACCAGAAAAGgtagggagggagaagaggggtTGGTTGTTTTTCAGCATCATCCAGCTTCACTCTGTAAGAAACATTCATTGCTGCTCCCTGTATATTTACCTGTCTTTATGTTGTGGGCATTTGATTCTTGTTCAGGAGGCAGAGAGTCACATAGAGATGGAAATGGAGATGGTGTCCAGTACCAGTCCCCCTGAGAAAACCACCATCAAACCAGCAGCCCCAAGCAACCACCAGTTGGTTGTGCCGGTTGCTTCTAATCGGGGCACCAACTCAACCCTGCAGGCACACTTGGGCAGCCCTGGGAAACTGGAGAAGAATGGACATGCCAAAGAAAACCCCCACACAGCCAAGGTCTTTGAGATCCAGTCTATGCCCAACGGGAAGCTAAGGACCACTCTTCTCAAGGCTATGAACAGGAGGAAACTGtcacaacagaaggaaaagaaagccacTCAGATGCTAGCCATCGTACTTGGTGAGAGTGCGCGTTGGATTTGTCTCGTGATCCTGTAGAAAGCCAAGAGCTACCCAGAATTAGGGCATCCATTTTGAATGTCCAGTGtagacttgtttttttttctaggccTCCACAGAAATAGTTGCACAGGATGCATCAGAGTCTGTGTGGCTCTCAAGAGGAAGGCGACCTCCCTCCCAGCCAGGAACAGCACACAGTGCTGTACAAGGGGCTCACAAAACTGTCCAGCTGCAGGGCGTGTGCATTGCCAAAAGGCATGGGTGCTACAGCACAAGAGGCAGTGTAGTTCAGCAACAAGCTGGCACCTCTGCAGGACAGATTTCTTTAATGTAACCAGTCTACTTAAATCAGCAAATAAGTTCTTTGCTACTTGGGCACTCAGAACGAAACCAGACATAGCAAACAGACAGAAGGCTTACTGTTCTCAGTCTCAGAAATTTTCCCGTTTTCAGCAAtcaaagtctgtttttttttccctcaggtGTTTTCATCATCTGCTGGCTCCCATTCTTCATCACTCACATCCTGAACATGCACTGCGATTGCAACATCCCCCCAGCAATGTACAGCGCCTTTACGTGGCTTGGATATGTCAACAGTGCTGTCAACCCAATTATTTATACCACCTTCAATATTGAATTTCGCAAAGCTTTCATGAAGATCCTCCactgttaaaaggaaaaacagtaacCGCATTTTTAAGAATgagtgggggggaaaaaaagaatccaatGCCATTCACGCACACAGACAAGTGGGCAGCCGTGGAGAGGTCTCAAGCTGTTGCACTGGGCAGGGGGAGTGCAGTGCCACAGCAGCGCCGTGCCCATGCACCTCTTGGCAGGGACGTAATGAGGACCTTCATGCGGGAGGGAGGTTCTCTTGCCCCTTGAGGTGACCTTTGGACTCCAGGACATTGAACCCAAGGGCAGTTCTAAGAGCTACCCTCACACTGTGCTTGAAGTGGAAGCAAAAATGGAGGCTCTCACTTGATTGTTCCCTGTGGCCACCTGACCTGGAGTGCATTAAACAGATGCTTGCAGAGCCACATGCAGGCAACAATGGGTCACTGCCGCTGGCTTGCGTGTTAAGTCATTGACACAATCTCACCAAAGACAAGACCATCTTTTCCGCTTTGCAATAGGAGCCAGACAGAGCTTGCGGAAACTCCGTGCAATAGCTTTGCCTTCACCTCCAGCTGACTTACCCAGTATTAAACTGC
It contains:
- the DRD2 gene encoding D(2) dopamine receptor isoform X1, yielding MDPLNLSWYNGDIGDRNWSKPLNETNADQKPQYNYYAMLLTLLIFVIVFGNVLVCMAVSREKALQTTTNYLIVSLAVADLLVATLVMPWVVYLEVVGEWRFSRIHCDIFMTLDVMMCTASILNLCAISIDRYTAVAMPMLYNTRYSSKRRVTVMIAVVWVLSFAISCPLLFGLNNADDNECIIANPAFVVYSSIVSFYVPFIVTLLVYVQIYIVLRKRRKRVNTKRSSHGLDSDTQAPLKDKCTHPEDVKLCTVIVKSNGSFQVNKRKVEAESHIEMEMEMVSSTSPPEKTTIKPAAPSNHQLVVPVASNRGTNSTLQAHLGSPGKLEKNGHAKENPHTAKVFEIQSMPNGKLRTTLLKAMNRRKLSQQKEKKATQMLAIVLGVFIICWLPFFITHILNMHCDCNIPPAMYSAFTWLGYVNSAVNPIIYTTFNIEFRKAFMKILHC
- the DRD2 gene encoding D(2) dopamine receptor isoform X2, coding for MDPLNLSWYNGDIGDRNWSKPLNETNADQKPQYNYYAMLLTLLIFVIVFGNVLVCMAVSREKALQTTTNYLIVSLAVADLLVATLVMPWVVYLEVVGEWRFSRIHCDIFMTLDVMMCTASILNLCAISIDRYTAVAMPMLYNTRYSSKRRVTVMIAVVWVLSFAISCPLLFGLNNADDNECIIANPAFVVYSSIVSFYVPFIVTLLVYVQIYIVLRKRRKRVNTKRSSHGLDSDTQAPLKDKCTHPEDVKLCTVIVKSNGSFQVNKRKVAHLGSPGKLEKNGHAKENPHTAKVFEIQSMPNGKLRTTLLKAMNRRKLSQQKEKKATQMLAIVLGVFIICWLPFFITHILNMHCDCNIPPAMYSAFTWLGYVNSAVNPIIYTTFNIEFRKAFMKILHC